From Thermoanaerobaculia bacterium:
GAGAGTCTCGGCCGAACCCCTCCCGGTCCGCGCCAGCCGGATGACCGGGCACAGGCTTTTCTCAGGATCTGGCGGCCCAGAGGCGCGGTCAGCCCCGTTTCCTCCGCGAGCGGGATGAATTCGGCGGGAGAGACCGTCCCCCGGCCGCTCTCGCTCCATCGCGCGAAGGCCTCGATCCCGGCGATCCGGCCGGTCGCCAGGTTGATGACCGGCTGGAACGCCAGGCCGATCTCTCCGCGTTCCACCAGCCGCCGCAGCTCCGACTCCATTTCGCGTCGGCTGGCCGCGCGGTCGCCGAGGGCCGGCGTGAAGAGCTCGCAGCGATCGCGCCCCTGCTCCTTGGCCCGGTACATCGCGACGTCGGCGTTCCTGACCAGGACGTCGCCGTCGATCCCGTCCGCCGGGCCGAGCGCGATCCCGATGCTGCCGGTGACGAACAGCTCCCGCGCGTCGACCGTGAACGGCACCCGGATGGCCGAAAGGATCTTCTCCGCGACGGGAAGCACGTCGCCCGCACGCGCGATGTCGGAGGCGAGGATCACGAACTCGTCCCCTCCGATGCGCGCGACCGTGTCCCCTTCCCGCACGAGCCGCGAGAGGCGCGTGGCGACCTCGCGCAGGAGGACGTCCCCCCCGCCATGCCCGGCCCGGTCGTTGATCCGCTTGAATCCGTCGAGGTCCAGGAAGAGCACCCCGACGAGGTCGCCCTGCCTTCGGCTTCGCGCGAGCGCGATCTCGAGGCGATCCTGGAGCAGCGGCCGGTTCGCCAGCCCGGTCAGCGCGTCGTGGTAGGCCAGGTGATGAATCCGGGCGCGCGCCTCCTCGATCGGGACGGGACCGGCTTCCCCGCTGGACTCCCTGTCCTCGACCATCGGCAGCTCAGGAGCGGCGGGCCGACGCGCTTTCGCGATCGACCGGCGAAGATTCCGAGAGCTCGCCGGCGAGCCAGGCCTCCGAGGCCGGCCCGCCGACCGCCTTCACGAGCGGACACCGGATCCCCTGTTCGACGAGGACGAAGGGAGGCGCATAGCCCTGGAATCCCAACGAAGAGAAGAAATGGGTCTGCTCCTCGCGGACGTGGCAGAAGAGCAGCACCGCTCCTCCGACGTGCGCGAGGACCTCGGCGCGGTGGAGCAGATGGGCGAGAACCGTCGTCCGGCGCAGCGCGCGCGCGACACCGATCTGGTCGGCCACCGCGAGGTCCCGCGAAACCTTCCGAAAGCGCGACGCCTGCAGCCCGGCGCGCAGGTCCGGCGGGATCGGCCCGAGCTGAAGGCGCAGGGCCGCGACGATTCGCCGCTCCCATTCGACGTACAGCAAGGTCGCCCCCTCGTCGGCGACCTCCCGGAGGATCTTCCGATCGCGGCTGCCCATGGTCGGCCATCGGCCATATTCCGCGATGTGGCTGTCATAACGGAACCGAAACACCCGGTCCCGCTCCTCGCGGGTCTGGGCGATCCGCACGTCCCAGG
This genomic window contains:
- a CDS encoding EAL domain-containing protein, producing MVEDRESSGEAGPVPIEEARARIHHLAYHDALTGLANRPLLQDRLEIALARSRRQGDLVGVLFLDLDGFKRINDRAGHGGGDVLLREVATRLSRLVREGDTVARIGGDEFVILASDIARAGDVLPVAEKILSAIRVPFTVDARELFVTGSIGIALGPADGIDGDVLVRNADVAMYRAKEQGRDRCELFTPALGDRAASRREMESELRRLVERGEIGLAFQPVINLATGRIAGIEAFARWSESGRGTVSPAEFIPLAEETGLTAPLGRQILRKACARSSGWRGPGGVRPRLSVNVSPAQLRNPAFVPELASILEETECPPSALLLEISERAAAERLAGCLEAMREIRRLGVGVALDDFGGGGSSLEALRRFEFDAVKIDPSLLRDVPREPRDAAIARAVLRLGHQLGFCSIAEGVERQEQLEFLRYHRCLQAQGYLFAAPGPAEIVDSLLA